A genomic region of Gemmata massiliana contains the following coding sequences:
- a CDS encoding HEAT repeat domain-containing protein, protein MASKKWLPLRDRFRALLSVMRAFVRVKDQLPEDGFDDAFSELDDLVYNFPDEMFTELNDELAAVGESDAESNTGPVAPLIPGVPFDRQIQDLRTQIERLGEAVEELSNNDEDEDESDESEEAGAPEEPKSAPKTLGEAGPGKSQTYRGDIRAAVGIGGSLAFVTVHPEGAPTALYWLDVDKLNLQQDALECGGTAIAADGNTVYVGGTDKRLYECGKKAPKLLAGPFGGDIAAIVPVAKKRIAVLNGKQIDIISDKDGAIKQTLELPDTGTCLSVDKSGYWLAAGTTKGIVAVFDGQDKDEFEPSESAKLHDGAVTVIQFEPEELRFFSAGADNKLLTTFARGSLEPEDKGRANMHEDVLTALVLVPGDRFVTGSRDATLKNWPRPGAIKPSTLKDVVGRVVALAVVTVYNQPHVAVACDDNSIRLIKLEADGKFPDDPVTAKVTGAADWVQNELSQRYDPKRREKALRVLAEWKDSASIDILGEQLTRDPDNKIRELIADLLTKSDNPRVGKILERAIGHGDSKVREIAFKGLFRPLKPDLLPIDLALKTGHTDVGVLAVKALEPLAKADDQALTRLVDTLDAANWDVRKTALSSLETVYDAKAPTANLTALNSKHGDIRATALIRAYERHLLDDPAVQSAIRRRLEDADAGVRKVAFLLSVLSKPELAGVLRANDTELNRQLNELEKAEKADKAAPQVAADAKAKLAPTDYDTLLQATASRALDTCLRGARGLAVLGDPRAFGLLLQLSREEDVNARVDVCRALAALDDERAVNRLRSMLFDREASVRDAAYTALVKIFDKTPLSVAESGLTASDEDVRRRGLETLIQTIKKKKPTAPGEPGWDLLVRALNDSVSGVRSEAFKAALNLKIDGGAANTLRFTLQSIHPAVRREALTEVTAQEKEEWASPLLYEFFNDADPGLRKEAFEFATKKNKDLGVLETALASRFPDARKLAVEGLIKKHSKAAQQVLLRAIADPDRDVRLLAVNALVDDDAKGPLKEAMKSDRADIRVRAAAALAKHGDETTYLVLTELASAPEPQLKERVSDWLDAVANALFGLGELGDSRALHLVTPLLDSPHTRLRKAAAHALVWVAKADTMAALRSALQNSDPEVKYRAALGLAYLGDATVVPLIRSTEGSAVVTPTEQFTATVALGAAAGVQGTVYLDSPDEKLRDRALLATLLLELKDTDGQPEKCIECVSAKGARFRLTGAQALESFADPAAFREFVIKEVNDRGEDTPWKVAPEVVDDLANLLAFAEPQLKAKTALLLSLFDIKEQAEWNAAWSVHSTRFASAIKAAKDAGTKAGVPVASKLTPAQLRELAFGGYVGLVREQGASGGGQPIGKIRQTALARIFAIASKDAAYSRAAQPVLAQAMGDPNQPVRTQAFEHLQALGMDKAQLGAEALEAGFTDLGVKGLELLTDGTSAKKGEAVLERVMLARSDDLAIEAAKLLRDRQGKIPVAKKALDSVYEPMRLQAVEWLASEYESSTDAQKFLRAAVESRYRKVREKAAFELAGKKDAVAYDSLAKFLREAADYSSQSAIVQALTGLGDKRAADAFLDRIENDPAGTAEVKMLLSAAAGFREPKTADRFFLLLDKLKDRQDELNSAILTVSGHDQYVADREDEHPNDRAGWMKDQHPRHDAILARLLDRAFTSGDPDYIAGTLLEPARWALGNDVDAIFTTLCTSPNAQLRDAALQAYGWRVRKRKAPPDPLLKAGKHKNPITQFFAAEGLARGGRADGVQGLLSGIEYLEDTSHRVRAVHALGELGDPRSVDKLLALATEDGNPLQEAATEAIGHLKKSPQADNVFRLLEKHAKGQMGIAQRALVGLRYFDTPSGWDIIRAKVNVKGYGWWLSRLRSTAAEQLGYNDDPATRDLLLKQLRTNTDYELAMAAYKSARRLWGKDSLEPNYNLIQNPNASSFVGNTGEDGGALEPVVKKGDALRIMDVFPSCQTQIQAQLESALLTRPNLPVKEAVASLGHADEGTVRLATRLLGRVPNPDASVKDAVGIALTKWWKTWQDRRAKAGGAVPSNDDDDDYYDDDDDDDYGGNKPKGNPLLLAGEVVESLLFTAGRVGVQTETLASVAKARPDDPLARGIRLEAVRCLALGKVTPAVLDTLESLAVGPDADVRILSAELLGRFDAKRAAKLAEKMLSDRPGFNRLVVAKAVSAANVTSAAANVHLQPVALPVFVAEKDVNTLAAVAKDRKANEAARLGAVEGLGVMATEPAEKVLVEIGTAKDDEKELRKAAWRALRRSKRARARGAANTLATMPKAPKKAKPGADAKPAVAEEEE, encoded by the coding sequence ATGGCCTCCAAAAAATGGCTCCCGCTCCGCGACCGGTTCCGCGCGCTGCTTTCGGTAATGCGCGCCTTCGTTCGAGTGAAGGACCAGCTCCCGGAAGACGGGTTCGACGACGCTTTCAGCGAACTCGATGATCTCGTTTACAACTTCCCGGACGAGATGTTCACCGAGTTGAACGACGAACTGGCCGCGGTCGGTGAGTCCGATGCCGAGTCCAACACCGGTCCCGTTGCGCCGCTAATTCCGGGCGTGCCGTTCGATCGACAGATTCAGGACCTCCGCACGCAGATCGAGCGCCTGGGCGAAGCGGTCGAAGAACTCAGCAACAACGACGAGGACGAAGACGAGAGCGACGAATCCGAGGAGGCGGGCGCGCCGGAAGAACCGAAGTCCGCACCCAAAACGCTCGGCGAAGCCGGTCCGGGTAAGTCGCAGACGTATCGCGGTGATATCCGTGCTGCGGTGGGCATCGGCGGATCGCTCGCGTTCGTGACGGTTCACCCGGAAGGCGCCCCGACCGCGTTATACTGGCTCGACGTCGATAAGCTCAACCTTCAACAAGACGCGCTCGAGTGCGGCGGCACCGCGATCGCGGCCGACGGGAACACGGTTTACGTCGGCGGCACCGACAAGCGCCTCTACGAGTGCGGCAAGAAGGCGCCCAAGCTCCTCGCGGGGCCGTTTGGCGGGGACATCGCGGCCATCGTTCCCGTCGCGAAAAAGCGCATCGCCGTTCTGAACGGCAAGCAGATCGACATCATTTCGGACAAGGACGGCGCGATCAAGCAGACGCTCGAACTCCCCGATACGGGGACGTGTTTGAGTGTGGACAAGAGCGGGTACTGGCTCGCCGCGGGGACCACGAAGGGCATCGTCGCGGTCTTCGACGGGCAGGACAAGGACGAGTTCGAGCCGTCCGAGTCCGCGAAACTGCACGACGGCGCGGTCACGGTCATTCAGTTCGAGCCGGAGGAGCTGCGGTTCTTCTCGGCCGGGGCCGACAACAAGTTACTCACCACGTTCGCACGCGGCAGCCTCGAACCGGAGGACAAGGGCCGCGCGAACATGCACGAGGACGTGCTGACGGCCCTCGTGCTGGTGCCCGGTGACCGGTTCGTGACGGGCAGCCGCGACGCGACGTTGAAGAACTGGCCGCGCCCGGGTGCTATCAAGCCGAGCACGTTGAAAGACGTGGTGGGCCGCGTTGTTGCGCTGGCAGTTGTGACGGTCTACAACCAGCCGCACGTCGCGGTCGCGTGCGACGACAACAGCATTCGACTCATCAAGCTCGAAGCGGACGGGAAGTTCCCGGACGATCCCGTCACCGCGAAGGTGACGGGGGCCGCGGACTGGGTGCAGAACGAACTGTCCCAGCGGTACGACCCGAAGCGCCGGGAGAAGGCTTTGCGGGTGCTCGCGGAGTGGAAGGATTCCGCCAGCATCGACATCCTCGGCGAACAGCTCACACGTGACCCCGACAACAAGATCCGCGAACTGATCGCGGACCTGCTGACGAAGAGTGACAACCCGCGCGTCGGGAAGATCCTCGAACGGGCGATCGGGCACGGCGACAGCAAGGTGCGTGAGATCGCGTTTAAGGGGCTGTTCCGGCCGCTGAAGCCGGACCTCCTTCCGATCGACCTCGCGCTGAAGACCGGCCACACCGACGTCGGTGTACTTGCAGTGAAGGCGCTCGAACCGCTTGCGAAGGCCGACGACCAGGCCCTCACGCGCCTGGTCGATACACTTGATGCGGCGAATTGGGACGTGCGGAAGACGGCCCTCAGCTCGCTCGAAACGGTGTACGACGCGAAGGCGCCCACCGCGAACCTCACCGCACTCAACTCGAAGCACGGCGACATTCGCGCGACGGCCCTGATCCGCGCTTACGAGCGCCACCTGCTCGACGACCCGGCGGTGCAGTCGGCCATTCGGCGCCGGCTCGAAGACGCCGACGCGGGCGTGCGTAAGGTCGCGTTCCTGCTCTCTGTTCTTTCCAAACCGGAACTCGCGGGAGTGCTGCGCGCGAACGACACGGAACTCAATCGCCAGTTAAACGAACTGGAAAAGGCCGAGAAAGCAGACAAAGCCGCGCCGCAAGTGGCCGCGGACGCGAAGGCTAAACTCGCGCCCACGGATTACGATACGCTGCTGCAAGCGACCGCGAGCCGCGCGCTTGATACGTGCTTGCGCGGCGCACGCGGGTTGGCGGTGCTGGGCGATCCGCGTGCGTTCGGCCTTCTGCTGCAACTGAGCCGCGAAGAAGACGTGAACGCCCGCGTTGATGTGTGCCGCGCGCTCGCCGCACTCGACGACGAACGTGCTGTGAACCGGTTGCGCTCGATGCTGTTCGACCGCGAAGCCTCGGTGCGTGACGCGGCGTATACCGCGCTCGTGAAGATCTTCGACAAGACGCCGCTTTCCGTCGCGGAGTCCGGGTTGACCGCTTCGGATGAGGACGTTCGGCGCCGCGGGCTCGAGACGCTGATCCAGACGATCAAGAAGAAGAAACCGACCGCGCCCGGCGAACCGGGTTGGGATCTGCTCGTGCGTGCCCTCAACGACAGCGTGTCGGGCGTGCGCAGTGAAGCGTTCAAGGCCGCGCTCAATCTGAAGATCGATGGCGGCGCCGCGAACACGCTCCGGTTCACGTTGCAATCCATTCACCCCGCCGTGCGGCGCGAAGCGCTCACCGAAGTGACGGCGCAAGAGAAAGAAGAGTGGGCGTCGCCGCTCCTGTACGAGTTCTTCAACGACGCGGACCCCGGCTTGCGGAAGGAAGCGTTCGAGTTCGCCACGAAGAAGAACAAAGACCTCGGTGTCCTCGAAACGGCCCTCGCGTCGCGGTTCCCGGACGCCCGGAAACTCGCAGTCGAGGGCTTAATCAAGAAGCACTCCAAGGCCGCGCAACAAGTGCTGTTGCGAGCGATCGCGGACCCGGACCGCGACGTGCGCCTGCTCGCGGTGAACGCCCTGGTCGATGACGACGCGAAGGGGCCGCTCAAGGAGGCGATGAAGAGCGACCGCGCCGACATCCGCGTGCGCGCGGCGGCGGCCCTCGCGAAGCACGGCGACGAGACCACGTATCTCGTGCTGACCGAACTCGCGTCCGCGCCCGAACCGCAGTTGAAGGAGCGCGTTTCGGACTGGCTCGACGCGGTCGCGAACGCGCTCTTCGGGCTGGGCGAACTCGGCGACTCGCGTGCGCTCCACCTCGTGACGCCGCTACTCGACAGCCCGCACACGCGGCTCCGCAAGGCGGCCGCACACGCGCTAGTGTGGGTCGCGAAGGCCGACACGATGGCCGCTCTGCGGTCCGCGCTCCAGAACTCCGACCCGGAAGTGAAGTACCGCGCCGCGCTCGGGCTGGCGTACCTCGGGGACGCGACCGTCGTTCCGTTGATCCGTTCCACGGAAGGCAGTGCGGTCGTCACGCCCACGGAGCAGTTCACCGCAACCGTGGCACTCGGCGCCGCGGCCGGCGTACAGGGCACCGTGTACCTGGACAGCCCCGACGAGAAGCTCCGCGACCGGGCGCTGCTCGCCACGCTCCTGCTCGAACTGAAGGACACCGACGGCCAGCCGGAGAAGTGCATCGAGTGCGTTTCCGCGAAGGGCGCGCGGTTCCGGCTCACCGGGGCACAGGCGCTCGAATCGTTCGCCGATCCCGCCGCGTTCCGCGAGTTCGTCATCAAGGAAGTGAACGACCGCGGCGAGGACACGCCCTGGAAGGTCGCGCCCGAAGTGGTGGACGACCTCGCGAACCTGCTCGCGTTCGCCGAGCCGCAACTCAAAGCGAAAACGGCGCTACTGTTGTCGCTGTTCGACATCAAGGAGCAAGCGGAGTGGAACGCGGCGTGGAGCGTTCACAGCACGCGCTTCGCGTCCGCGATCAAGGCCGCAAAAGACGCCGGAACGAAAGCCGGTGTGCCCGTCGCGTCGAAGCTTACCCCCGCGCAGTTGCGGGAACTCGCGTTCGGCGGGTACGTGGGGCTCGTGCGCGAACAGGGGGCGAGCGGCGGCGGTCAGCCCATCGGGAAGATCCGGCAAACGGCGCTGGCACGCATCTTCGCCATCGCGTCGAAGGACGCGGCGTACAGCCGGGCCGCACAGCCGGTGCTCGCACAGGCGATGGGCGACCCCAACCAGCCGGTCCGCACGCAGGCGTTCGAGCACCTGCAAGCGCTCGGGATGGACAAGGCACAACTCGGGGCCGAGGCGCTTGAAGCGGGCTTCACGGACCTGGGCGTCAAGGGGTTGGAACTCCTCACCGACGGCACGAGCGCGAAGAAGGGCGAAGCGGTCCTCGAGCGCGTGATGCTCGCGCGGTCGGACGATCTGGCCATCGAAGCCGCGAAGCTCCTGCGCGACCGACAAGGGAAGATCCCGGTCGCGAAGAAGGCGCTCGATTCCGTCTACGAGCCGATGCGCCTCCAGGCGGTGGAGTGGCTCGCGTCCGAGTACGAATCGAGTACGGACGCCCAGAAGTTCCTGCGGGCGGCGGTGGAATCGCGCTACCGTAAGGTGCGCGAGAAGGCCGCGTTCGAGCTGGCCGGGAAGAAGGACGCGGTCGCTTATGATTCACTGGCGAAGTTCTTGCGCGAGGCCGCGGATTACAGCTCCCAGTCCGCCATCGTTCAGGCGCTGACCGGGCTGGGCGACAAGCGCGCGGCGGACGCCTTCCTCGACCGGATCGAGAACGACCCGGCCGGGACCGCCGAAGTGAAGATGCTGCTCAGCGCGGCCGCCGGGTTCCGCGAGCCCAAGACCGCGGACCGGTTCTTCCTGCTCCTCGACAAGCTGAAAGATCGGCAGGACGAACTCAACTCCGCGATCCTCACCGTCAGCGGGCACGACCAGTACGTCGCCGACCGCGAGGACGAGCACCCGAACGACCGCGCCGGGTGGATGAAGGACCAGCACCCGCGCCACGACGCGATCCTCGCGCGCCTGCTCGACCGCGCGTTCACCAGCGGCGACCCGGACTACATCGCCGGCACGCTGCTTGAACCGGCGCGGTGGGCGCTCGGCAACGACGTGGACGCGATCTTCACCACGCTCTGCACCAGCCCGAACGCGCAGCTCCGGGACGCCGCGCTCCAGGCTTACGGCTGGCGGGTCCGCAAGCGCAAGGCGCCGCCCGACCCGCTCTTGAAGGCGGGGAAACACAAAAACCCGATCACGCAGTTCTTCGCGGCCGAGGGGCTGGCCCGCGGCGGGCGCGCGGACGGGGTGCAGGGGCTCCTGTCGGGCATCGAGTACCTCGAAGACACGAGCCACCGCGTGCGCGCCGTTCACGCGCTCGGCGAACTCGGCGACCCGCGCTCGGTCGACAAACTGCTCGCGCTCGCCACCGAGGACGGGAACCCGCTTCAGGAGGCCGCGACGGAAGCGATCGGGCACCTGAAAAAATCTCCGCAGGCGGACAACGTGTTCCGCCTCCTCGAAAAGCACGCGAAGGGGCAGATGGGCATCGCCCAGCGTGCGCTCGTGGGGCTGCGGTACTTCGACACGCCGAGCGGCTGGGACATCATCCGCGCGAAGGTGAACGTGAAGGGCTACGGCTGGTGGCTGTCGCGCCTCCGGTCCACGGCCGCGGAGCAACTCGGGTACAACGACGACCCGGCCACGCGCGACCTGCTGCTGAAACAGCTCCGCACCAACACCGACTACGAACTCGCGATGGCGGCGTACAAGAGCGCGCGCCGGTTGTGGGGCAAGGATTCGCTCGAACCGAACTACAACCTGATCCAAAACCCGAACGCGAGTTCCTTCGTCGGCAACACGGGCGAGGACGGCGGCGCACTCGAACCGGTCGTGAAGAAGGGCGACGCGCTCCGGATCATGGACGTGTTCCCGAGTTGCCAGACGCAAATCCAGGCGCAACTGGAATCGGCCCTGCTCACACGCCCGAACCTGCCCGTGAAAGAGGCGGTCGCGTCACTGGGCCACGCGGACGAGGGCACGGTGCGACTCGCAACTCGGCTCCTCGGTCGCGTGCCGAACCCGGACGCGAGCGTGAAGGACGCCGTTGGAATCGCGCTCACGAAGTGGTGGAAGACGTGGCAGGACCGCCGGGCGAAAGCCGGTGGTGCGGTGCCATCGAACGATGACGACGACGATTACTATGACGACGATGACGATGACGACTACGGCGGGAACAAGCCGAAGGGCAACCCGCTGCTGTTGGCCGGCGAGGTCGTCGAGAGCCTGCTATTCACCGCGGGCCGCGTGGGGGTTCAGACGGAAACACTCGCGAGCGTTGCGAAGGCCCGACCGGACGACCCGCTCGCACGCGGCATCCGCCTCGAAGCCGTGCGGTGCCTCGCGCTTGGGAAAGTGACGCCCGCGGTGCTCGATACGCTCGAATCGCTCGCAGTCGGTCCGGACGCGGACGTGCGCATCCTCAGTGCGGAGTTGCTCGGGCGGTTCGATGCGAAGCGCGCCGCCAAGCTCGCGGAGAAGATGCTCTCCGACCGGCCGGGTTTCAACCGGCTCGTGGTCGCGAAGGCCGTTTCCGCCGCGAACGTGACCAGCGCCGCCGCGAACGTTCACCTCCAGCCGGTCGCACTGCCGGTCTTCGTTGCGGAAAAGGATGTCAACACGCTGGCCGCGGTCGCGAAGGACCGCAAAGCGAACGAGGCGGCGCGACTGGGTGCGGTCGAGGGGCTTGGCGTGATGGCGACCGAACCAGCCGAGAAGGTGCTGGTCGAGATCGGCACCGCGAAGGACGACGAGAAGGAGCTGCGTAAGGCCGCGTGGCGGGCGCTCCGGCGCTCGAAACGCGCCCGGGCACGCGGGGCCGCGAACACGCTCGCCACGATGCCGAAGGCGCCGAAGAAGGCCAAGCCCGGCGCGGACGCTAAACCCGCTGTGGCTGAGGAAGAAGAGTAG
- a CDS encoding BRCT domain-containing protein — MAAVLTLDDVRKAWDARDPRLITLIEQLCTQPPPTPEKPIRSGALTFDKFLSQLRDWRYRQKTREEQAHYRVETLKALEDPGAEVPLADKLKVHEVIFALWESNDALARDYLLRIIAKVPLVYGPWKAIKRIFKESEARNDTEIYGAIAARLDMAHAGGSYNKQVSGATIAYCARRAWRYLRRVGLHLPATYPDVASEFLVNYTDNVRLTGTWVFNHILFHDSKKYGRSNFRFGWNDKTADPTNLKNRAYGELWKRSHRPLFSLLERAKSDAVRDYATTALKTDFRQVLRDTEPAWVVRLVAVPSRAIHDFVVWLLQNVPKFEQSAFRSLGLHEAVLKLFDSPSADARKYAANYARTHARDLPVSELIRLANNDNEDVRKLARDLLGEKDPRTGVGLDAWGQLLETSHGHKFAADAITKHFGAKELTPEWFQGRMLSDSDEAFGFATKLLPKIHNLKELGAAFFVTLLQKVEPNDSNKSERVVDYAAGELAKHYELDALDRELLKWLALFPPTANHVTNWVNQGKIKKAQTLGMDFLKMIAFQPDWDASSWLAEFRVKNGAWGKELSFDESRAATVLRWFQDVRKFTTTELGFDWLMRLVARSEPMYHDFASDRLIRTFLPADFASRDEQPASTTIAAAPATGGKVDLGKATFSFTGKLANITPADAEAQVKAANGVPTANVSPKLHYLVVGDSGSPFLGQGAKGAKHVKAEELNSKGANISIISETMFLQMLSGQQVTATADATTRGCERLWQLVIAPGPADAPVGRFAREYVRRHHSDIAQKLTDKPVDPGAEIPQSFLTLERVFPLFSESRKPLREFALELASWEFARWNPGVDYLVSMADIPFMDVRRFVAKSLLAEDTPPNRPFRLDPAKLEASAVYRFCESNDEETRALGMELIKRLPKLRVPDELFRLSESPDRKVRAFVIRALWTVYRDRGLTPDWKPPLPPKPTVGAKAKKDAEKAAANRGEGVPHRPEKWPAEKPTLSEFLRRILFEIPPGRPEKSRDAVEDTDSTDPNAPKPDKVVSVKPLPARRAKLDLVEVMRDLGLEDKEFGSGILPLLDEFMTSRGPSERAACLVAVTRIRHKYPELKKEDA; from the coding sequence ATGGCGGCGGTTTTGACGCTGGACGACGTCCGCAAGGCTTGGGACGCGCGCGATCCCCGACTCATCACCCTGATCGAACAGCTCTGCACCCAACCGCCCCCGACGCCCGAAAAGCCGATCCGCTCGGGCGCACTCACATTCGATAAGTTCCTGTCCCAGTTGCGCGACTGGCGCTACCGCCAGAAGACGCGCGAGGAGCAGGCCCACTACCGCGTCGAGACGCTCAAGGCGCTCGAAGACCCGGGCGCCGAGGTGCCGCTCGCGGACAAGTTGAAGGTCCACGAGGTGATCTTCGCGCTCTGGGAATCGAACGACGCACTCGCACGCGACTACCTCCTCCGTATCATCGCGAAGGTGCCGCTCGTTTACGGCCCGTGGAAGGCGATCAAGCGGATCTTCAAGGAGTCGGAGGCCCGGAACGACACGGAGATCTACGGCGCGATCGCGGCTCGGCTCGATATGGCGCACGCGGGTGGCAGTTACAACAAACAGGTGAGCGGCGCGACGATCGCGTACTGCGCGCGCCGGGCTTGGCGCTACCTGCGCCGCGTGGGACTGCACTTGCCGGCGACGTACCCCGACGTCGCCAGCGAGTTCCTCGTCAATTACACCGACAACGTCCGACTGACCGGGACGTGGGTGTTCAACCACATCCTGTTCCACGACTCGAAGAAGTACGGGCGCTCGAACTTCCGGTTCGGCTGGAACGACAAGACCGCCGACCCGACCAACCTGAAGAACCGCGCTTACGGCGAACTCTGGAAGCGCAGCCACCGCCCGCTGTTCTCGCTGCTGGAACGCGCGAAGTCCGACGCGGTCCGCGACTACGCCACCACCGCACTGAAGACCGACTTCCGCCAAGTGTTACGCGACACCGAACCGGCCTGGGTTGTGCGACTCGTGGCGGTACCGAGCCGCGCGATCCACGACTTTGTGGTGTGGCTGCTCCAGAACGTACCGAAGTTCGAGCAGTCCGCGTTCCGTTCACTTGGTCTGCACGAAGCGGTCCTCAAACTGTTCGATTCGCCGTCGGCCGATGCGCGGAAGTACGCGGCGAACTACGCCCGCACACACGCACGCGACTTGCCGGTGAGCGAACTCATCCGGCTCGCGAACAACGATAACGAGGATGTCCGAAAGCTCGCACGCGACCTCCTCGGCGAGAAAGACCCGCGCACCGGAGTGGGACTCGATGCGTGGGGTCAGTTGCTCGAAACTTCGCACGGCCACAAGTTCGCCGCGGACGCGATCACCAAGCACTTCGGCGCGAAGGAACTCACGCCCGAATGGTTCCAGGGGCGGATGCTCTCGGACAGCGATGAGGCGTTCGGGTTCGCCACGAAGTTGCTGCCGAAGATTCACAACCTGAAGGAACTCGGGGCCGCGTTCTTTGTCACCCTGCTTCAGAAGGTCGAGCCGAACGACAGCAACAAGAGCGAGCGCGTCGTGGACTACGCCGCGGGCGAACTCGCCAAGCACTACGAACTCGACGCGCTCGACCGCGAACTGCTCAAGTGGCTTGCGCTGTTCCCGCCAACCGCGAACCACGTCACCAACTGGGTGAACCAGGGCAAGATCAAGAAGGCCCAGACGCTCGGCATGGACTTCCTGAAGATGATCGCGTTCCAGCCCGATTGGGACGCATCATCGTGGTTGGCCGAGTTCCGCGTCAAGAACGGCGCGTGGGGGAAGGAATTGTCGTTCGACGAGAGCCGCGCCGCGACCGTGTTGCGCTGGTTCCAGGACGTGCGTAAGTTCACGACCACGGAACTCGGGTTCGATTGGCTCATGCGGCTCGTGGCCCGTAGCGAGCCGATGTACCACGACTTCGCCAGCGACCGACTCATCCGGACGTTCCTCCCGGCTGATTTCGCGTCGCGTGACGAGCAGCCTGCGTCCACCACGATTGCCGCAGCGCCCGCGACCGGTGGGAAAGTCGATCTCGGCAAGGCGACGTTCAGTTTCACGGGCAAGTTGGCGAACATCACTCCGGCGGACGCGGAAGCGCAGGTGAAAGCCGCCAACGGCGTGCCCACCGCGAACGTGTCGCCCAAACTGCACTACCTTGTGGTTGGTGACTCGGGTTCGCCGTTCCTCGGCCAGGGTGCAAAGGGCGCCAAACACGTCAAGGCCGAAGAACTGAACTCGAAGGGCGCGAACATCAGCATCATCTCGGAGACGATGTTTCTCCAGATGCTCTCCGGTCAGCAGGTCACCGCGACGGCGGACGCGACCACACGCGGCTGCGAGCGGCTGTGGCAACTCGTCATCGCGCCCGGACCTGCGGACGCCCCCGTTGGTCGGTTCGCACGCGAGTACGTTCGCCGGCACCACTCGGACATCGCACAGAAGCTCACCGATAAGCCCGTTGACCCGGGTGCGGAGATCCCGCAATCCTTCCTCACACTGGAGCGCGTGTTCCCGCTGTTCAGCGAGAGCCGCAAGCCGCTGCGCGAGTTCGCACTGGAACTGGCGAGCTGGGAGTTCGCACGCTGGAACCCCGGCGTCGATTACCTCGTCAGCATGGCCGACATCCCGTTCATGGACGTTCGGCGCTTCGTGGCGAAGTCGCTCCTCGCGGAAGATACGCCGCCGAACCGCCCGTTCCGTCTCGACCCCGCAAAACTCGAAGCGAGTGCGGTCTATCGGTTCTGCGAATCGAACGACGAGGAAACTCGCGCGCTCGGAATGGAACTCATCAAGCGGCTCCCGAAACTCCGCGTGCCGGACGAGTTGTTCCGGCTCTCGGAAAGCCCGGATCGTAAGGTGCGCGCGTTCGTGATTCGCGCGCTGTGGACCGTCTACCGCGATCGCGGACTGACGCCGGACTGGAAACCGCCGCTCCCGCCGAAACCGACCGTCGGCGCGAAGGCCAAGAAGGACGCCGAGAAAGCCGCGGCGAATCGCGGCGAGGGCGTCCCGCACCGGCCCGAGAAGTGGCCCGCGGAGAAGCCGACTCTAAGCGAGTTTCTGCGACGCATCCTGTTCGAGATCCCGCCCGGGCGCCCGGAGAAGTCGCGCGACGCGGTCGAAGACACGGACTCCACCGACCCGAACGCGCCGAAGCCCGACAAGGTGGTGAGCGTGAAGCCGCTCCCGGCGCGCCGCGCGAAACTCGACCTCGTGGAAGTGATGCGCGATCTGGGACTGGAAGACAAAGAGTTCGGGAGCGGGATCCTCCCGCTATTGGACGAGTTCATGACGTCGCGCGGGCCGAGCGAACGCGCCGCGTGTCTGGTCGCGGTCACCCGCATCCGCCACAAGTACCCCGAACTGAAGAAGGAGGATGCGTAA
- a CDS encoding 3-methyladenine DNA glycosylase — MVLSPSPLRGGVGEGFSGDWPADRAAYLARVTPWAEERTARMARGQKHPVYDFLFEYYSFRPAHLLRWTPGFGGVLEGATRADVPWSEFTLTDTGLSLPASAFPAHRLSYLEWAANYLGAVLAREPSFACLGLHEWAMVYRDLNVRHPYVPLRLSREETDTVVDSQPLRCTHYDAFRFFTPAAVPLNRWELTRVTTSDHDQPGCIHANMDLYKFAYKIAPFCPSSVVADAFEVARFAREIDMRASPYDLSGYGFEPVRIETRAGREEYVELQRAVSLRAQPVRERLLHVYTRLLGALREEPTPQPPP, encoded by the coding sequence GTGGTTTTAAGCCCCTCTCCGCTTAGGGGAGGGGTTGGGGAGGGGTTCTCGGGAGATTGGCCCGCCGATCGCGCCGCGTACCTCGCGCGAGTAACGCCGTGGGCGGAAGAGCGCACGGCGCGGATGGCACGCGGACAGAAGCACCCCGTTTACGATTTCCTCTTTGAGTATTACTCGTTCCGGCCCGCGCACCTGTTACGGTGGACACCGGGCTTTGGGGGTGTGCTCGAAGGGGCGACTCGCGCCGATGTGCCGTGGAGCGAGTTCACGCTCACCGACACCGGCCTGTCACTTCCCGCGAGCGCGTTCCCGGCGCACCGGCTCTCGTACCTTGAGTGGGCCGCGAACTACCTCGGAGCGGTGCTCGCGCGCGAGCCGTCGTTCGCGTGCTTGGGGCTGCACGAGTGGGCGATGGTCTACCGTGACCTGAACGTGCGGCACCCCTACGTTCCGCTCCGGTTGTCGCGCGAAGAAACGGACACCGTGGTGGACTCGCAGCCGCTCCGCTGCACGCACTACGATGCGTTCCGGTTCTTCACGCCGGCCGCGGTGCCACTGAACCGCTGGGAACTGACCCGCGTTACCACCTCCGACCACGACCAGCCGGGGTGCATTCACGCGAACATGGACCTCTACAAGTTCGCGTACAAGATCGCGCCGTTCTGCCCGTCGAGCGTGGTGGCGGACGCCTTCGAGGTGGCCCGCTTCGCGCGCGAGATCGATATGCGTGCCAGCCCCTACGACCTGAGCGGCTACGGCTTCGAGCCGGTCCGGATCGAAACGCGCGCGGGCCGCGAAGAGTACGTCGAGTTGCAGCGCGCGGTGTCGCTTCGGGCACAACCGGTTCGGGAGCGTCTGTTGCACGTTTACACGCGGTTACTGGGAGCGCTGCGCGAAGAACCTACCCCCCAACCCCCTCCCTAA